The Desulfosporosinus acidiphilus SJ4 genome has a window encoding:
- a CDS encoding ClpP family protease, with protein MNTIKSDEEEESKAGEATTAIKELGQTEVPEVSERIFCLPIIGQIEGHQILPAQSKTTKYEHIIPQLLAVEQNPKTEGILVILNTAGGDVEAGLAIAEMITSLSKPSVSLVLGGGHSIGIPIAVSCTKSLIAPTGTMTVHPIRYTGLVINGHQQFDYLRKMQERIDQFIYSHSKISKERLEQLMFQTGELAQDIGTILIGEEAVKAGLIQAVGGVQEAFNELNSLIGSS; from the coding sequence TTGAATACAATAAAATCCGATGAAGAAGAGGAATCTAAAGCTGGTGAGGCCACTACCGCGATTAAAGAGTTAGGGCAAACTGAGGTCCCTGAAGTATCCGAAAGGATTTTTTGCTTGCCGATTATTGGTCAGATTGAAGGCCATCAAATATTACCGGCTCAATCTAAAACGACCAAATATGAGCATATAATTCCCCAACTGCTGGCGGTTGAGCAAAACCCTAAAACAGAAGGAATTTTAGTTATATTAAATACGGCGGGTGGGGATGTAGAGGCTGGATTGGCGATTGCTGAAATGATTACCAGTTTAAGTAAACCTTCTGTTTCTCTAGTTCTTGGCGGTGGTCACAGTATTGGTATTCCCATTGCTGTTAGTTGTACCAAGAGTCTTATAGCTCCGACAGGTACAATGACGGTTCATCCGATACGCTACACAGGTTTAGTAATTAATGGTCATCAGCAGTTTGATTATTTGAGAAAAATGCAAGAACGAATTGATCAATTTATATATTCACATTCAAAAATTAGTAAAGAAAGATTAGAACAGTTGATGTTCCAAACCGGAGAGTTAGCTCAGGATATTGGAACAATCCTTATTGGGGAGGAAGCTGTTAAAGCGGGACTAATCCAAGCGGTTGGAGGTGTTCAGGAGGCATTTAATGAATTGAACAGTTTGATTGGCTCTTCTTAA
- a CDS encoding GyrI-like domain-containing protein, producing MADKFDYKKEYKDLYVPKQKPVLIDVPAMNFIMVDGAGDPNTSVEYQEALEILYGLSFAVKMSKMSGKQPAGYFEYVVPPLEGLWWFKDDSFDGTKLIDKSKFQWTSMIRQPEFVTQEVFDWAVSVLKQKKPKIDPTKARLESLTEGLCVQMMHNGPYDSEPVTLGKMEQFLLSNGYICAISETLPSGQIRRHHEIYLSDPRKTTPETLKTVLRHPVKKV from the coding sequence ATGGCTGATAAATTTGATTACAAAAAAGAATATAAGGATTTGTATGTACCTAAACAAAAGCCCGTCCTTATTGACGTTCCGGCGATGAATTTTATTATGGTTGATGGTGCTGGGGACCCAAATACTTCTGTAGAATATCAGGAAGCCTTGGAAATTCTTTATGGTTTAAGCTTTGCCGTTAAGATGAGTAAGATGAGCGGAAAGCAACCTGCGGGATATTTCGAATATGTTGTACCGCCTCTGGAGGGACTGTGGTGGTTTAAGGATGATAGTTTTGACGGTACAAAGTTAATAGATAAATCTAAATTTCAATGGACCTCAATGATCCGTCAACCTGAATTTGTCACCCAAGAAGTTTTTGACTGGGCTGTTAGTGTGTTGAAACAGAAAAAGCCTAAGATCGATCCCACAAAAGCTCGTTTAGAATCTTTGACAGAGGGACTCTGTGTGCAAATGATGCATAACGGCCCCTATGATAGTGAGCCGGTTACTCTTGGGAAAATGGAACAATTCCTTTTGAGTAATGGCTATATATGCGCAATCTCCGAAACACTGCCTTCCGGTCAAATCCGGCGTCATCATGAAATTTATTTAAGCGACCCACGAAAGACGACACCCGAAACGTTAAAAACAGTATTAAGGCACCCAGTAAAAAAGGTCTAG
- a CDS encoding MerR family transcriptional regulator, protein MYKISEFSKITNLTVKTLRYYDEENILKPSYRAENAYRYYDDNDFERAKVVILLRNLDFSISEIRDIMANCDCHNDLSYYLSEKQEMIAEQINKGKELINKIDLYLQPKKMEVSCMNYKIELKEFNALTVAAIRFKGKYSDVGKYIGVIYQEAKGKTSGEPFCCYYDDEFKEEADIELCVPTKGMVAGKKIDSKQLPKIRAICTMHVGTYETLNLAYKAVLDYAKEHSLNCILPSREIYHKGPGLVFKGNPNKYVTEIVIPIEQEG, encoded by the coding sequence ATGTATAAAATCAGTGAGTTTTCTAAAATTACGAATTTAACGGTTAAGACCTTGAGGTATTACGATGAAGAGAATATCTTGAAGCCGTCTTACCGTGCCGAAAACGCTTATCGTTATTATGATGACAATGATTTTGAAAGAGCAAAGGTTGTAATTTTATTGCGTAATTTAGATTTTTCCATATCGGAAATTAGAGATATCATGGCCAATTGTGATTGTCATAATGATTTATCATATTATTTATCCGAGAAGCAAGAAATGATTGCTGAACAGATCAATAAAGGAAAAGAGCTCATTAATAAAATTGACCTTTACCTTCAGCCGAAAAAGATGGAGGTAAGTTGTATGAACTACAAAATTGAGCTTAAAGAATTCAATGCCCTGACAGTTGCAGCCATTCGATTTAAAGGGAAGTATAGCGATGTTGGAAAATACATAGGCGTGATCTATCAAGAGGCTAAAGGAAAAACTTCCGGTGAACCGTTTTGCTGCTATTACGATGACGAATTTAAGGAAGAGGCAGATATTGAACTTTGCGTTCCTACTAAAGGGATGGTGGCAGGAAAGAAGATTGATTCAAAACAGTTGCCCAAAATAAGAGCAATTTGCACCATGCATGTCGGGACTTATGAAACTTTGAATTTAGCTTACAAGGCTGTGCTAGATTATGCGAAGGAACATAGCCTTAATTGTATACTGCCTTCGAGAGAGATTTATCATAAAGGACCAGGTTTGGTTTTTAAAGGTAATCCCAATAAGTATGTTACAGAAATTGTGATCCCCATTGAGCAGGAGGGTTAA
- a CDS encoding O-antigen ligase family protein, with protein sequence MGFTLLEWGILLLCFGMVCHCGRSKPNILPSLLAGAVALDISIDWFPPLGPLGSQSISLARLVTVGILGSALWRLWLEPQKRQKLKVILNCFLSRSLLIYIAVGAFSLFYTIDLGKTAVGVVRLLILFLLYLGTFLLAERNQVLLPFQVVHWVGVALVPLALYEGMTRHFIWREYLAQGEIARVNATFVDPNIFARYLVLAIVANLVLQYFNRETKKHVVYLVSLFSLLGALAITLSRSGELTLVIILVLMILLIPRKQMIQPIGLIGLIGSGIVAMSPLVRHRLLTFMDGMGALDQRKYLIKVAWTMFTDHPMFGVGLGVFEKMFKTHYINMKTVIPYVEGATLSHTTLLTIAAELGFMGLTALALVWFALIRILRSLRRLDQNGTERYLLGVGYFIWIVTIFISSQSEGRFFEDPVLWISMAMMLSLFNCEECGL encoded by the coding sequence ATGGGTTTCACCCTCTTAGAATGGGGAATTCTACTTCTTTGTTTTGGAATGGTGTGCCATTGTGGAAGGAGTAAACCAAATATCCTGCCATCGTTACTCGCTGGGGCGGTTGCTTTAGACATTTCCATCGACTGGTTTCCACCTTTGGGACCACTTGGTTCACAGTCGATAAGTCTTGCCCGTCTCGTCACTGTTGGAATCCTCGGGTCTGCCCTCTGGCGACTTTGGTTAGAACCTCAGAAACGCCAAAAACTAAAGGTAATACTAAATTGTTTCCTGTCTCGATCCTTGTTAATTTACATTGCAGTTGGGGCCTTTAGCCTCTTTTACACTATTGATCTGGGAAAAACGGCGGTTGGAGTGGTTCGATTACTAATATTATTTTTGCTTTATCTCGGCACCTTTCTGCTTGCAGAACGTAACCAAGTCCTTCTTCCTTTTCAGGTCGTCCATTGGGTTGGGGTCGCTCTTGTACCACTTGCGCTTTATGAAGGAATGACGCGTCACTTTATCTGGCGAGAATATTTGGCTCAGGGAGAGATTGCTCGAGTTAATGCAACCTTTGTTGATCCAAATATTTTTGCCCGCTACCTCGTATTGGCTATCGTTGCAAATTTAGTTCTTCAATACTTTAACCGTGAAACAAAGAAGCATGTTGTGTATTTGGTTTCGCTTTTTTCATTGTTAGGAGCGTTAGCTATAACATTATCACGTAGTGGAGAATTAACTTTGGTTATCATCTTAGTTCTTATGATCCTGCTTATTCCACGTAAACAGATGATTCAGCCAATTGGACTAATAGGACTCATTGGGTCCGGTATTGTGGCAATGAGCCCGCTCGTCCGGCATCGTCTGCTTACCTTCATGGACGGGATGGGAGCTTTGGATCAACGAAAGTATTTGATAAAGGTTGCCTGGACTATGTTTACAGACCATCCTATGTTCGGGGTTGGCTTGGGTGTATTTGAAAAGATGTTTAAAACCCATTATATAAACATGAAGACAGTAATTCCGTATGTTGAAGGTGCAACTCTCTCCCATACGACCCTCCTAACGATTGCAGCAGAACTTGGCTTTATGGGTCTAACTGCACTGGCGTTGGTTTGGTTTGCTCTCATACGGATTCTTCGAAGCTTACGAAGACTTGATCAAAATGGAACTGAACGGTATCTCCTTGGAGTAGGGTACTTTATATGGATTGTGACTATTTTTATTAGTTCACAATCAGAAGGACGTTTTTTTGAGGATCCGGTACTCTGGATTAGCATGGCAATGATGCTTAGCTTGTTTAATTGCGAAGAATGTGGGTTATAG
- a CDS encoding DUF1835 domain-containing protein translates to MGESLRIWYSNHPDEMCGLYWFMGQLNQWKAHGQRVSIVKLPEGEADEKGNIVQKSRWGQVTPGEWHRYLAMQKPVIPVFVQSCASHWQELQRENTPLRATLNGQLISVPETLYDDFIFREIAAVCLALERKADELFATLRLVTHSPATWIERVEPR, encoded by the coding sequence GTGGGAGAATCTCTTCGAATCTGGTACAGCAATCATCCTGATGAAATGTGTGGACTCTATTGGTTCATGGGGCAGTTGAATCAGTGGAAAGCGCATGGTCAACGGGTTTCTATTGTCAAGTTGCCGGAAGGGGAAGCCGACGAAAAGGGAAATATCGTGCAGAAAAGCAGATGGGGGCAAGTTACTCCCGGAGAATGGCATCGGTATCTTGCCATGCAAAAGCCTGTGATACCGGTATTTGTACAAAGCTGTGCATCTCATTGGCAAGAGCTTCAAAGGGAGAACACACCTTTGCGGGCCACGCTGAATGGACAATTGATCAGTGTACCGGAAACCCTCTATGATGACTTTATCTTTCGTGAAATCGCAGCAGTATGCTTGGCCCTGGAACGAAAGGCGGATGAGCTTTTCGCTACACTGCGTCTCGTAACGCATTCTCCTGCAACGTGGATCGAACGGGTGGAACCCCGGTAG
- a CDS encoding nitroreductase family protein — protein sequence MEERIKFPVVETINKRISVRTYNDTISLPPEMKVKLKEFIDSIKGPFGGQLRFEIIESDTALKGTNARLGTYGIIRGATSYGVAVGKKRDKDLEDFGYIFESLILYATSLGLGTCWLGGTFKKGEFAKAIRQKEDEILPCITPIGFPSGRKTLLESAMRFSAGSNRRKVWGELFFQNDFQKLLTSEEAGSYRVPLEMVRLAPSASNKQPWRIIKNQNEYHFYLQHTPGYAKFLAYDLQRVDMGIAMAHFELTAQEQGIIGKWVITPQQDVIVPQNTEYIGSWQEE from the coding sequence ATGGAAGAACGTATTAAATTTCCGGTAGTTGAAACAATTAATAAGAGAATTTCCGTGCGGACGTATAATGATACAATATCTTTGCCCCCTGAAATGAAAGTGAAGCTTAAAGAGTTTATTGACTCAATCAAAGGTCCTTTTGGCGGTCAGTTGAGATTCGAAATTATTGAGAGTGACACTGCTCTAAAAGGAACAAACGCTCGTTTAGGGACTTATGGCATTATCAGGGGAGCAACGTCTTATGGTGTAGCGGTAGGTAAAAAAAGAGACAAAGACTTAGAGGATTTTGGATATATATTTGAATCTTTAATTCTTTATGCAACTTCTTTAGGGCTAGGTACATGCTGGTTAGGCGGGACTTTTAAAAAAGGTGAATTTGCTAAGGCGATTCGGCAAAAAGAAGATGAGATCCTGCCTTGCATAACCCCGATTGGTTTTCCAAGTGGACGTAAGACGTTGCTGGAATCTGCAATGAGATTTTCAGCCGGCTCCAATAGAAGAAAGGTGTGGGGTGAACTCTTTTTTCAGAATGACTTTCAGAAGCTTTTAACCAGTGAAGAGGCGGGAAGCTACAGAGTCCCCCTGGAAATGGTGCGCTTGGCGCCTTCCGCGTCTAATAAACAACCTTGGAGAATCATCAAAAATCAGAATGAGTATCACTTCTATCTTCAACATACGCCTGGATATGCAAAATTCCTAGCCTATGATCTTCAAAGAGTAGATATGGGAATTGCGATGGCACATTTTGAATTGACTGCACAAGAGCAGGGCATTATCGGGAAATGGGTAATAACTCCGCAACAGGATGTTATAGTACCCCAAAATACTGAGTATATTGGCAGCTGGCAAGAGGAATAA
- a CDS encoding amidohydrolase family protein, translating to MNISCSAAKEILDIPLEGRAIIAGYWSPKYGLSSQPTIVQWRASQLSSLTPLSNTENPDLDLFHWESYYLQPGWIDCHVHLALDSLDFYQCLKNWENPSLIQKNIQVYLQNYLRLGIVAIRDGGDLPGYSWLARNNVREGTWLGPRVISVREAVNRKGMYGRFLGRGFAGISDWHRELIDFYGQGLDQLKVIVSGLIRFDNFKVVGPTQWTVAELSEIVQTAHQRGISVMAHASGEDGISTAIAARVDSIEHGYYMTAEHLNQMKEYGIAWIPTVAPIGNILKYPTDRYSSFEIDTLRRILETQLTMIYEAYKRKVRIGVGTDAGAYLVPHGESLFDEMDWLVQAGIPKLDVYSMATQENAGIVRQKDLGRLEIGTPMNLLQLTKGNVSLERNRI from the coding sequence TTGAATATTTCATGCAGTGCTGCAAAAGAAATCTTAGATATACCCCTTGAAGGCAGGGCAATTATCGCAGGATACTGGAGCCCTAAATATGGTCTAAGCTCTCAGCCTACCATCGTTCAATGGAGGGCAAGTCAGCTCAGCAGTCTGACGCCTTTAAGCAATACAGAAAATCCAGATCTTGATCTTTTTCATTGGGAATCCTATTATTTACAGCCTGGGTGGATAGATTGTCATGTACATTTAGCTTTAGACAGTTTGGATTTCTACCAGTGCCTAAAAAATTGGGAGAATCCTAGCCTGATTCAGAAGAATATTCAGGTCTATCTGCAAAACTATCTCAGGCTGGGCATTGTTGCAATCAGAGATGGCGGAGATCTGCCCGGCTACTCTTGGCTGGCGCGAAATAACGTTCGGGAGGGTACATGGCTTGGCCCAAGAGTAATTTCCGTTCGTGAAGCAGTCAATCGAAAGGGTATGTATGGCCGTTTTCTTGGACGAGGCTTTGCAGGAATATCCGATTGGCACAGGGAATTGATTGATTTTTATGGGCAAGGACTCGATCAACTTAAAGTCATCGTTTCCGGATTGATACGTTTTGATAACTTTAAGGTTGTTGGTCCCACTCAATGGACAGTTGCCGAATTAAGCGAGATTGTGCAAACTGCTCACCAGAGGGGAATTTCTGTGATGGCTCATGCCAGCGGAGAAGATGGGATCTCAACAGCCATCGCCGCTCGTGTAGATTCTATTGAACATGGTTACTACATGACCGCCGAGCATTTGAATCAGATGAAAGAATACGGGATTGCCTGGATTCCGACGGTGGCTCCAATCGGCAATATTTTAAAATATCCAACCGATCGTTATTCAAGTTTTGAGATTGATACTTTAAGGCGTATTCTTGAAACCCAGCTCACCATGATTTATGAAGCTTATAAAAGGAAGGTTCGGATCGGAGTCGGGACGGACGCGGGAGCTTATCTCGTACCCCATGGTGAGAGTTTGTTTGACGAAATGGATTGGCTGGTTCAAGCCGGAATTCCAAAGTTAGATGTATATTCTATGGCTACGCAAGAAAATGCTGGGATAGTAAGGCAAAAAGATTTAGGTAGATTAGAAATTGGAACTCCTATGAATCTACTGCAGCTTACTAAAGGGAACGTTTCTCTAGAACGAAATAGAATTTAG
- a CDS encoding DHA2 family efflux MFS transporter permease subunit: MIFLASGYLLLAFLLLILINMGLWRKKREHTIEHTNDDLSPALSIAPGTEQPLYGKSPSATAGSANDTGMEAFNTLQILTVLMLGAFVSILNQTLDNVAIPHMMLDFNVSASTIQWIVTGYMLVNGVLIPITAYLMESVGSRKLVFAAMTSFTIGSFICALAPKFPVFMIGRIIQGIGAGILMPLLTNVFLTIFPPHQRGKALGTMGIVMVFAPAIGPTLGGWVVQTYSWRLLFSALVPIGALDLFLAAIWMKDVLKLSFPEFDVWGAVFSTVGLGSLLYGVSEAGNNGWGSTEVIAFISIGIFAILLFIRRELTIETPLLELRVYKYRAFSLTIIINAVVTTVMYAAMMLLPIYLQNIRGFTPLQSGFLLLPGALLMGIMGPIAGAIFDLIGLRVLAVVGLMITAVATWEFTKLTDATMYSNILLLYTIRSLGVSLIMMPLMTAGLNELPRHLNSHGTAMFNTMRQVSGSLGTAVLVTIMTTRSTIHLATYSSTITSLNPSILVQLNNFIQHLGLSPQTGRVLGLKEIYALVSEQATIQGINDSFIVATVLAIVGLIPALFIRKVITSKSDPVS; encoded by the coding sequence ATGATTTTTCTAGCGTCTGGTTACCTTCTACTAGCATTCCTTCTGTTAATTCTAATTAATATGGGGCTTTGGCGAAAGAAGAGGGAGCATACAATAGAGCATACAAATGATGATCTGTCTCCGGCGTTATCAATAGCTCCCGGAACGGAACAGCCTTTATATGGAAAGTCGCCGTCTGCAACAGCCGGGTCAGCCAATGATACCGGCATGGAAGCCTTTAATACGCTCCAAATTCTTACCGTATTAATGTTAGGAGCTTTTGTTTCCATCCTTAATCAAACTTTGGATAATGTGGCAATTCCCCATATGATGTTAGACTTTAATGTTTCCGCGAGTACTATCCAATGGATCGTAACGGGTTATATGCTAGTTAATGGGGTTCTGATTCCTATCACGGCTTATCTTATGGAATCTGTAGGAAGCCGAAAACTGGTCTTTGCAGCAATGACCAGTTTCACGATAGGTTCATTTATCTGTGCCTTAGCTCCCAAATTTCCTGTTTTTATGATTGGCAGAATTATACAAGGAATTGGTGCAGGTATTCTGATGCCTTTATTAACCAATGTCTTTCTGACAATTTTTCCACCCCATCAAAGAGGCAAAGCTTTAGGAACCATGGGAATCGTCATGGTTTTTGCTCCGGCCATTGGTCCAACTCTGGGAGGGTGGGTAGTTCAAACGTATTCTTGGCGGCTCCTTTTTTCCGCCCTGGTACCCATTGGTGCGTTGGATTTGTTTTTAGCCGCTATCTGGATGAAAGACGTCTTAAAACTAAGCTTTCCGGAGTTTGATGTCTGGGGAGCTGTGTTTTCTACTGTCGGTTTAGGAAGCTTACTTTATGGGGTCAGCGAAGCAGGAAACAATGGATGGGGTAGTACAGAAGTGATTGCCTTTATATCTATCGGTATTTTTGCCATTTTGCTTTTCATAAGGCGTGAACTGACAATTGAGACCCCTCTGTTAGAATTGAGAGTTTATAAATACCGGGCGTTTTCCTTGACCATCATTATTAATGCTGTAGTAACGACGGTCATGTATGCGGCAATGATGCTGCTGCCAATATACTTACAGAATATTCGGGGCTTCACTCCTTTACAGTCAGGATTTCTTCTATTGCCGGGAGCCTTGCTCATGGGAATTATGGGGCCAATCGCCGGTGCAATATTTGACCTGATAGGTCTTAGGGTCTTAGCAGTTGTCGGCCTGATGATTACGGCTGTAGCAACCTGGGAATTTACCAAACTCACGGATGCCACCATGTATAGCAATATATTATTGCTTTATACGATCCGTTCACTGGGAGTTTCCTTAATCATGATGCCTCTCATGACCGCGGGCCTCAATGAGTTGCCTAGGCATTTAAATAGTCATGGTACAGCGATGTTTAATACGATGCGTCAAGTTTCAGGCTCCCTGGGCACTGCGGTTTTGGTTACGATTATGACAACCCGATCAACGATCCATTTGGCAACGTACTCAAGTACAATTACATCCCTAAATCCTTCAATTCTTGTCCAACTTAACAATTTTATTCAACATTTGGGTCTTTCACCTCAAACAGGACGCGTTCTTGGCCTGAAAGAAATCTACGCTTTGGTGTCTGAGCAAGCAACCATTCAGGGTATTAATGATTCATTTATTGTAGCAACAGTCTTAGCAATTGTTGGCTTAATTCCGGCTCTTTTTATCAGAAAAGTAATTACTTCCAAGTCTGATCCGGTTTCGTAA
- a CDS encoding HlyD family secretion protein, with product MSNGRAVNTSRIILINILVLVLIIGGGITVYYYYNQSYYYVSTDNARIDGQLITISALGNGKIADWSGAVNTRFNAGQRLGGMQMLGATQTSGITDITMPVNGTLVQQNVIANSFVAAGTPLAYAYDMDNLWVSANINETNINNIQQNQAVDVYVDAYPGTTLSGKVSQIGLTTAAQFSLIPQQNTTANFTKVTQVIPVVITLDGYKGLNLAPGMSVTARIHIR from the coding sequence ATGAGTAACGGACGTGCAGTAAATACAAGCCGCATTATTTTAATTAATATTCTCGTTTTGGTGCTGATTATCGGCGGAGGAATTACAGTCTATTATTATTACAATCAATCCTATTATTACGTCTCGACGGATAACGCACGAATTGATGGTCAACTCATTACAATCAGTGCCCTAGGCAATGGCAAAATTGCTGATTGGAGCGGAGCAGTAAATACTCGGTTTAATGCAGGGCAGCGCCTTGGAGGTATGCAAATGCTCGGGGCGACGCAAACTTCCGGAATCACAGATATCACGATGCCGGTCAATGGAACCCTTGTTCAGCAGAACGTAATAGCCAATAGTTTTGTAGCCGCAGGGACACCGTTGGCGTACGCTTATGATATGGATAATTTATGGGTGAGTGCTAACATCAATGAAACGAATATCAATAATATCCAACAAAATCAGGCGGTGGACGTATATGTCGATGCCTATCCAGGTACCACTCTTTCGGGGAAGGTCAGTCAAATTGGTCTTACTACCGCCGCCCAATTTTCGCTTATTCCACAGCAAAATACTACCGCCAATTTTACAAAGGTTACACAGGTGATTCCCGTTGTTATTACGCTGGATGGGTATAAGGGATTAAATCTGGCTCCGGGTATGAGCGTAACAGCACGAATACATATTAGATAA
- a CDS encoding NAD(P)H-dependent oxidoreductase, with protein MKVYIVYDSESGHTEMLAKAIAEGAESVKDTQIYLKHISESQPDELADMDAIIWGCPGHFGTISANLKTSIDNLGNLWAEGKLINKIGAVFCTSATVHGGIESTLLNLIIPMLHQGMIIVGLPGNIPANALYGSYYGVGITCPVEINPDSPPNMPTESDLALGKALGQRVAETVQKFKA; from the coding sequence ATGAAAGTCTACATTGTTTATGACAGCGAAAGCGGACATACCGAAATGCTGGCTAAAGCTATTGCCGAGGGAGCAGAAAGTGTCAAAGATACTCAAATATACCTCAAACACATTTCCGAGAGCCAGCCCGATGAGCTTGCGGATATGGATGCAATCATTTGGGGATGTCCCGGTCATTTTGGGACAATAAGTGCTAATTTAAAAACATCGATAGATAATCTTGGCAATCTCTGGGCGGAAGGGAAATTGATTAACAAAATCGGAGCTGTTTTTTGTACATCCGCCACTGTTCACGGCGGAATCGAATCAACCCTTTTAAACCTTATTATCCCTATGCTCCATCAAGGTATGATTATCGTTGGGCTGCCAGGAAACATTCCGGCGAATGCTCTTTATGGATCATATTACGGCGTTGGGATCACATGTCCCGTTGAAATCAATCCCGACAGTCCTCCCAATATGCCAACGGAATCGGATTTGGCGCTGGGAAAGGCACTTGGCCAACGTGTTGCTGAAACTGTTCAAAAATTTAAAGCTTGA